Proteins encoded by one window of Myxococcus guangdongensis:
- a CDS encoding LysM peptidoglycan-binding domain-containing protein, translating into MALQNDYQDVLDVAKTVGAKVESREENGKLILKGSVDYAWDRDRIWDQIKAKHAKWQQEIMVNLTVTNAEPYGLYTVKSGDTLGKLAKDIYGDAKLYPKIFEINKDQLTDPDKIKVGQKLKLPPKTIATA; encoded by the coding sequence ATGGCCCTGCAGAACGACTATCAGGACGTGCTCGATGTGGCGAAGACGGTTGGCGCGAAGGTCGAGTCCCGAGAGGAGAACGGGAAGCTCATCCTCAAGGGCTCGGTGGACTACGCGTGGGACCGCGACCGCATCTGGGATCAGATCAAGGCGAAGCACGCGAAGTGGCAGCAGGAGATCATGGTCAACCTCACCGTGACGAACGCGGAGCCGTATGGCCTCTACACGGTGAAGTCCGGCGACACGCTGGGGAAGCTGGCCAAGGACATCTACGGGGACGCGAAGCTGTACCCGAAGATTTTCGAGATCAACAAGGACCAGCTCACGGACCCGGACAAGATCAAGGTGGGCCAGAAGCTCAAGCTCCCGCCGAAGACGATTGCGACGGCCTGA
- a CDS encoding right-handed parallel beta-helix repeat-containing protein has translation MSTLRSLCLIGAFSVGGLACTGNTESTSPSGAIPSPTRPTLPSTGNPQQPEPDPTPPVTEIPTPSPTTPTTPDTPAPEAPSEPQYSREWFVSPSGNDTAAGNASRPLRTISKAITLAGPGEIIRVQAGTYAEKLVFDSSVRAGTASAPITLRGEGKAKLVPTSGGWYMALVQRPNWRIEGFEFDVRGQRQVAVTFAGDTQGTVLANNDLHHGTFGSGISTDAGARGITIENNHIHHFAQGTTDSHGVVIAPTSKNITVRGNDIHDNSGDSVQCLGPEGFSNDAPAAGVLIEGNDMYDNRENAVDIKTCHDVTVRGNRMHGFTKSSTSRGEAVVVHYSAKNITIEDNDISESSLGVAIGGNRLNAPPTNVSIRRNRIFNLKTPEGSAIRIENGVDVRVLHNTVTGTNGFALVLGHGTGGNSTNVAVRNNIFDTKNAVHLGHSAPGLKMESNLYRPGANFTTGNFFVPELSWVGTLFAAWKQQEGQDVTSIEALNALVDADSLEPGPGAVDKGMDLGLPYCGAAPDVGAIESDCPTAIQTATAELTE, from the coding sequence ATGTCCACGCTGCGCAGCCTGTGCCTCATCGGAGCTTTCTCCGTGGGAGGCCTCGCCTGTACCGGAAACACGGAGTCCACCTCCCCATCGGGCGCCATCCCCAGCCCCACCCGCCCCACCCTCCCGTCGACCGGAAATCCCCAACAACCCGAGCCGGACCCCACGCCCCCCGTCACGGAGATTCCGACGCCCTCTCCGACGACGCCCACCACTCCGGACACGCCCGCACCCGAGGCGCCCAGCGAGCCCCAGTACTCCCGCGAGTGGTTCGTGAGCCCGTCCGGCAACGACACCGCGGCAGGCAACGCGTCGAGGCCGCTGCGCACCATCTCCAAGGCCATCACCCTGGCGGGACCGGGCGAAATCATCCGCGTCCAGGCGGGCACCTATGCGGAGAAGCTGGTGTTCGACTCCAGCGTGCGCGCCGGCACCGCGAGCGCGCCCATCACGCTGCGCGGTGAGGGCAAGGCGAAGCTCGTCCCCACGTCGGGGGGCTGGTACATGGCGCTCGTGCAGCGGCCGAACTGGCGCATCGAGGGCTTCGAGTTCGACGTGCGCGGCCAGCGCCAGGTCGCGGTGACGTTCGCCGGGGACACGCAGGGCACCGTGCTGGCGAACAACGACCTGCACCACGGCACCTTCGGCAGCGGCATCAGCACGGACGCCGGCGCGCGCGGCATCACCATCGAGAACAACCACATCCATCACTTCGCCCAGGGGACCACCGACTCCCACGGCGTCGTCATCGCGCCCACGTCGAAGAACATCACCGTGCGCGGCAATGACATCCACGACAACTCGGGTGACTCCGTGCAGTGCCTGGGGCCCGAGGGCTTCAGCAACGACGCGCCCGCGGCCGGGGTCCTCATCGAGGGCAACGACATGTATGACAACCGCGAGAACGCCGTGGACATCAAGACGTGCCACGACGTCACGGTGCGGGGCAACCGGATGCACGGCTTCACCAAGTCCTCCACGTCACGTGGCGAGGCGGTGGTGGTGCACTACTCCGCGAAGAACATCACCATCGAGGACAACGACATCTCCGAGTCCTCGCTGGGCGTCGCCATCGGCGGCAACCGCTTGAATGCCCCGCCCACCAACGTGTCCATCCGGCGCAACCGCATCTTCAACCTGAAGACGCCCGAGGGCTCCGCCATCCGCATCGAGAACGGCGTGGACGTGCGCGTGCTGCACAACACCGTGACGGGGACGAACGGCTTCGCGCTGGTGCTCGGCCACGGCACGGGGGGCAACTCCACCAACGTGGCCGTGCGCAACAACATCTTCGACACGAAGAACGCGGTGCACCTGGGCCACAGCGCGCCGGGCCTGAAGATGGAGTCCAACCTCTACCGGCCGGGCGCCAACTTCACGACGGGCAACTTCTTCGTCCCCGAGCTCTCGTGGGTGGGGACGCTGTTCGCCGCGTGGAAGCAGCAGGAGGGCCAGGACGTGACCTCCATCGAGGCGCTCAACGCGCTGGTCGACGCGGACTCGCTCGAGCCCGGACCGGGCGCGGTGGACAAGGGCATGGACCTGGGCCTGCCCTACTGCGGCGCCGCGCCGGACGTGGGCGCCATCGAGTCCGACTGCCCCACCGCCATCCAGACGGCGACGGCGGAGCTCACCGAGTAG
- a CDS encoding aspartate kinase yields the protein MPIVVQKYGGSSVADVEKIRKVARRVKDKRDAGYQVVVVVSAMGDTTDELLALAKQVSPDPARRELDMLLTCGERISMALLSMALQEMEVPAISFTGSQSGIITTDAHAQARIVEVRPYRIHDELARGKVVIVAGYQGVSYKKEVTTLGRGGSDTTAVALAAALEAEACEIYSDVDGIFSADPRVVPDARKLESLSYDEMQELASAGAKVLNAQAVEWAKSRGIAILARTAHAEGSGTVVRELTAPSDSRIKGVTADAELAVLAAGSTVALAELLEFLDARGVRGRSLGYDGLTGGAGHSYLLVPLADIHGPEALRKELATRFGAAVTWREELGTVTCVGVGLNADWAPLRQSLAAAEELGAKVHAAHTSPLQLTLLVDKPHLKPLTARLHRELLGA from the coding sequence ATGCCTATCGTGGTCCAGAAGTACGGCGGCTCGTCGGTGGCCGACGTGGAGAAGATTCGCAAGGTGGCGCGCCGTGTGAAGGACAAGCGCGACGCCGGGTACCAGGTGGTGGTGGTGGTGAGCGCCATGGGCGACACCACGGACGAGTTGCTGGCGTTGGCCAAGCAGGTGTCCCCGGACCCCGCGCGGCGGGAGCTGGACATGCTGCTGACGTGCGGCGAGCGCATCTCCATGGCGCTGCTGTCCATGGCGCTCCAGGAGATGGAGGTGCCGGCCATCAGCTTCACGGGCAGCCAGAGCGGCATCATCACCACGGACGCGCACGCGCAGGCGCGAATCGTGGAGGTGCGGCCCTACCGCATCCACGACGAGCTGGCGCGGGGCAAGGTGGTCATCGTCGCGGGCTACCAGGGCGTGTCGTACAAGAAGGAGGTCACCACGCTGGGGCGTGGCGGCTCGGACACGACGGCGGTGGCGCTGGCCGCGGCGTTGGAGGCGGAGGCGTGTGAAATCTACTCGGACGTGGATGGCATCTTCAGCGCGGACCCGCGCGTGGTGCCGGACGCGCGCAAGCTGGAGTCACTCAGCTACGACGAGATGCAGGAGCTGGCGAGCGCGGGCGCGAAGGTGCTCAACGCGCAGGCGGTGGAGTGGGCGAAGTCGCGTGGCATCGCCATCCTCGCCCGCACGGCGCATGCGGAGGGCAGCGGCACGGTGGTGCGCGAGCTGACCGCGCCGTCGGACAGTCGCATCAAGGGCGTCACCGCGGACGCGGAGCTGGCGGTGCTCGCGGCGGGCTCCACGGTTGCGTTGGCGGAGTTGTTGGAGTTCCTCGACGCCCGGGGCGTGCGAGGCCGCTCGCTCGGGTACGACGGGCTGACGGGCGGCGCCGGGCATTCGTACCTGCTGGTGCCGCTGGCGGACATCCACGGGCCGGAGGCGCTGCGCAAGGAGCTGGCCACGCGCTTCGGCGCGGCGGTGACGTGGCGCGAGGAGCTGGGCACCGTCACGTGCGTGGGCGTGGGCCTCAACGCGGACTGGGCGCCCCTGCGTCAGTCGCTGGCGGCGGCGGAGGAGCTGGGCGCGAAGGTGCATGCGGCGCACACGTCTCCGCTCCAGCTCACGCTCCTGGTCGACAAGCCGCACTTGAAGCCGCTGACGGCGAGGCTGCACCGCGAGCTGCTCGGCGCGTAG
- a CDS encoding ABC transporter ATP-binding protein encodes MIEVQHLTKRYRDRVAIDDLTFSVEEGEILGFLGPNGAGKSTTMKILTGFLPASEGVARVGGFDVHQHPLEVKRRIGYLPETPPLYPEMTVESYLRFVASLKRLPSREQKTEVERVAALTGVTQVLGRVLGNLSKGYKQRTGIAQALLGSPPVLILDEPTEGLDPAQRAEVRALIKGLAGKHTVILSTHILPEVTMTCQKVLILHQGRIAAYDDLGKLAGTQGTAESASLEEVFIKLTAA; translated from the coding sequence ATGATCGAGGTGCAGCACCTCACCAAGCGGTATCGCGACCGCGTGGCCATCGACGACCTCACCTTCAGCGTCGAAGAGGGCGAAATCCTCGGCTTCCTCGGGCCCAACGGCGCGGGCAAGTCCACCACGATGAAGATCCTCACCGGCTTCCTCCCCGCCTCGGAGGGGGTGGCCCGGGTGGGCGGGTTCGACGTCCACCAGCATCCGCTCGAGGTGAAGCGCCGCATCGGCTACCTGCCGGAGACGCCGCCGCTCTACCCGGAGATGACCGTGGAGAGCTACCTGCGCTTCGTCGCCTCGCTCAAGCGCCTGCCCTCGCGTGAGCAGAAGACCGAGGTCGAGCGTGTGGCCGCCCTCACCGGCGTCACCCAGGTGTTGGGCCGCGTCCTCGGGAACCTGTCCAAGGGCTACAAGCAGCGCACCGGCATCGCCCAGGCGCTGCTCGGCTCGCCGCCGGTGCTCATCCTCGACGAGCCGACGGAGGGACTCGACCCCGCCCAGCGCGCCGAGGTGCGCGCGCTCATCAAGGGCCTCGCGGGCAAGCACACCGTCATCCTCTCCACGCACATCCTCCCGGAGGTGACGATGACGTGCCAGAAGGTCCTCATCCTCCACCAGGGGCGCATCGCCGCGTACGACGACCTTGGCAAGCTGGCCGGAACCCAGGGCACCGCCGAGAGCGCGTCGCTGGAAGAAGTCTTCATCAAGCTGACCGCCGCCTGA
- a CDS encoding ABC transporter permease — translation MRIALAIARKELSLYFTTPWAYGVFTAMVALSSFFFVGLLERFQQVQEMARRTSWSQLPEDFTAYRNLTDGVVVQLWGIVIIITLFVAPFLSMRLFAEEKRNKTFELLMTAPVRPIEIVLGKYLGGVGIICATLGLTLVFPVVLSAFGKADSGTALEWSTVLLGYGGILMWGATCMAVGMFISALTESQMLAAFLTFAVLLPWMLLSGVAQGAEEPARSVLMYLSFDAQLQNLLKGILDVKSFVFFASVIVFSLVLTHRTVEARRWVS, via the coding sequence ATGCGCATCGCCCTGGCCATCGCTCGCAAGGAGCTGTCCCTCTACTTCACCACCCCGTGGGCCTATGGCGTCTTCACGGCGATGGTGGCGCTCTCGTCGTTCTTCTTCGTGGGCCTGCTGGAGCGCTTCCAGCAGGTGCAGGAGATGGCGCGACGCACGAGCTGGTCCCAGCTGCCCGAGGACTTCACCGCCTACCGCAACCTCACCGACGGCGTCGTCGTGCAGCTGTGGGGCATCGTCATCATCATCACCCTGTTCGTCGCCCCCTTCCTCTCCATGCGCCTGTTCGCGGAGGAGAAGCGCAACAAGACCTTCGAGCTGCTGATGACCGCGCCGGTGCGCCCCATCGAAATCGTGCTGGGCAAGTACCTGGGCGGCGTGGGCATCATCTGCGCGACGCTGGGCCTCACGCTCGTCTTCCCCGTGGTGCTCTCCGCGTTCGGCAAGGCGGACTCCGGCACCGCGCTGGAGTGGTCCACCGTGCTGCTGGGCTACGGCGGCATCCTCATGTGGGGCGCCACGTGCATGGCGGTGGGCATGTTCATCTCCGCGCTGACGGAGAGCCAGATGCTCGCGGCCTTCCTCACCTTCGCGGTGCTCTTGCCGTGGATGCTGCTGTCCGGCGTGGCGCAGGGAGCCGAGGAGCCAGCGCGCTCGGTGCTGATGTACCTGTCCTTCGACGCGCAGCTGCAGAACCTGCTCAAGGGCATCCTGGACGTGAAGAGCTTCGTCTTCTTCGCCTCCGTCATCGTCTTCTCGCTGGTGCTCACGCACCGCACCGTGGAAGCGCGACGCTGGGTCTCGTGA
- a CDS encoding GldG family protein yields MNATLIGRYLGAFGLLLLVSSPFTLFVTSGSPIASGVKAGVGLVLVGVYLATNLKQFGQLATRKSSTFFITSVLTVLGVLGALVGINYVAHQQAPQWDLTKERIHTLAPQTIATLGTMPEKVKAIGFLPPTHESYALLETLFQRYHAEAPAKFEYEFKDPRRSPEMAAKYQLKEGQASVVLARGESHTTLAAVSEQDLTNALIKLGAVGTQRVYFITGHGEWPLDKDEAAPSDPGGSLSELRRQLLQEGYAAEAMYLVGTTDIPRDASLVVIAGARVPYTQPEVAVLRKYLASGGRLVYFTDAGLVDGLGELLAEHGILVDDGVAADAQFNSGNPYVVLSPFYSTHAIVAPLKQRGMNVELPTPRSLTVLREGMAGGVHVEPLVHTSQHGWVETKPDENAVPSDGEKTGQLTLAAAITRDTKDAADKRFDEARLVVVGDSELLLDPNWGHEPNRNLVMNTLGWTSNQVSKVTMRPPDREVSTLELDTDAMDPIRFISTDLIPLSMMGLGLAIWLTRRNK; encoded by the coding sequence ATGAACGCGACCCTCATCGGCAGGTACCTGGGCGCCTTCGGGCTGCTGCTCCTGGTCTCCAGCCCCTTCACCCTCTTCGTCACCTCCGGCAGCCCCATCGCCTCGGGGGTGAAGGCGGGCGTGGGCCTGGTGCTCGTCGGCGTGTACCTGGCCACGAACCTGAAGCAGTTCGGCCAGCTCGCCACGCGCAAGTCGAGCACCTTCTTCATCACCTCCGTGCTCACCGTGCTCGGGGTCCTGGGCGCGCTCGTGGGCATCAACTACGTGGCCCACCAGCAGGCGCCCCAGTGGGATTTGACGAAGGAGCGCATCCACACGCTGGCGCCGCAGACCATCGCCACGCTGGGCACGATGCCGGAGAAGGTGAAGGCCATCGGCTTCCTGCCCCCGACGCATGAGTCCTACGCGCTGCTGGAGACGCTCTTCCAGCGCTACCACGCGGAGGCGCCGGCGAAGTTCGAGTACGAGTTCAAGGACCCGCGCCGCTCCCCCGAGATGGCCGCGAAGTACCAGCTCAAGGAAGGTCAGGCGAGCGTGGTGCTCGCGCGCGGCGAGTCGCACACGACGCTCGCCGCCGTGTCCGAGCAGGACCTCACCAACGCGCTCATCAAGCTGGGCGCGGTGGGCACCCAGCGCGTCTACTTCATCACCGGGCACGGAGAATGGCCGCTCGACAAGGATGAGGCCGCGCCCTCGGACCCGGGAGGCTCGCTGTCCGAGCTGCGCCGGCAGCTGCTCCAGGAGGGCTACGCCGCGGAGGCCATGTACCTGGTGGGCACCACGGACATCCCTCGCGATGCCTCGCTCGTGGTCATCGCGGGCGCCCGCGTGCCGTACACGCAGCCGGAGGTGGCCGTGCTGCGCAAGTACCTCGCGAGCGGCGGACGGCTCGTGTACTTCACCGACGCGGGACTGGTGGATGGCCTGGGCGAGCTGCTCGCCGAGCACGGCATCCTGGTCGACGACGGCGTCGCGGCGGATGCGCAGTTCAACAGCGGCAACCCGTATGTCGTGCTGTCGCCCTTCTACAGCACCCACGCCATCGTCGCGCCGCTCAAGCAGCGAGGCATGAACGTGGAGCTGCCCACGCCGCGCAGCCTCACCGTGCTGCGCGAGGGCATGGCCGGGGGCGTGCACGTGGAGCCGCTGGTGCACACCTCGCAGCACGGCTGGGTGGAGACGAAGCCCGACGAGAACGCGGTGCCTTCGGATGGCGAGAAGACGGGCCAGCTCACGCTCGCGGCCGCCATCACCCGCGACACGAAGGACGCCGCCGACAAGCGCTTCGATGAGGCGCGGCTCGTGGTGGTGGGCGACTCGGAGCTGCTGTTGGACCCGAACTGGGGCCACGAGCCCAATCGCAACCTGGTGATGAACACGCTGGGGTGGACCTCCAACCAGGTGAGCAAGGTGACGATGCGACCTCCGGACCGCGAGGTGTCCACGCTGGAGCTCGACACGGATGCGATGGACCCCATCCGCTTCATCTCCACGGACCTGATTCCCCTCTCCATGATGGGCCTGGGGCTGGCCATCTGGCTGACGCGGCGGAACAAGTGA
- a CDS encoding DUF4340 domain-containing protein, giving the protein MSTSRGGLVALLVLGTAALPACKESGPREPRQGAVAEQLFAPPPGTTSKDAAPVFTRITVRAQGDTTELERGPEGSWRIVAPVQARAEPAAVEALLETLERSKSSTLVAEAPTDADLKKYGLDSPVFTVTAQAQVSGSPHTVTLHGGVENTFDGSVYVRREGDPKVYAAQGSVRWSLDKDTFALRSKELLGELEATALSGVEVRARTHTYVLEHEKGTSRWRLTKPISERADEARVSALLKALKEHRALSFPKDTPETRKRLGLETPLVDARFTRTSGDTVRIRMAQVMEDGAPRFHALREQGFVATLAEVPEGALDVLDVDVLELKDKHVLSFRREDVRRVVFHPGGGAPAIILVNASEGDGGTESWQVESPAKGKAQHFRVVSLLRALGAIKATSFGEAKPRSWAKYGIDDASRGAVLLGAQGQELARLWLGAEVPESSELRYARGSGPEVMEVSVEGLALPQRAEDLMDAAPATEPANARGP; this is encoded by the coding sequence GTGAGCACCTCGCGCGGAGGACTCGTCGCGCTGCTCGTCCTGGGCACGGCCGCATTGCCCGCGTGCAAGGAGTCCGGGCCGCGCGAGCCTCGGCAAGGCGCGGTGGCCGAGCAGCTCTTCGCGCCTCCACCAGGGACGACGAGCAAGGACGCGGCGCCCGTGTTCACCCGCATCACCGTGCGCGCGCAAGGTGACACCACCGAGCTGGAGCGCGGGCCGGAGGGTTCGTGGCGCATCGTCGCGCCCGTGCAGGCTCGCGCGGAGCCGGCGGCCGTGGAGGCGCTGCTCGAGACGCTGGAGCGCTCGAAGTCGAGCACCTTGGTGGCCGAGGCCCCCACCGACGCGGACCTGAAGAAGTACGGGCTCGATTCGCCCGTGTTCACCGTGACGGCCCAGGCCCAGGTGTCGGGCTCGCCGCACACGGTGACGCTGCATGGCGGCGTCGAGAACACGTTCGATGGCTCCGTCTACGTGCGCCGCGAGGGAGACCCCAAGGTGTACGCCGCGCAGGGCTCCGTGCGGTGGAGCCTGGACAAGGACACCTTCGCGCTGCGCTCGAAGGAGCTGCTCGGCGAGCTGGAGGCCACCGCGCTCTCGGGCGTCGAGGTCCGCGCGCGGACGCACACCTACGTGCTGGAGCACGAGAAGGGGACCTCGCGCTGGCGGCTGACGAAGCCTATCTCCGAGCGCGCGGACGAGGCCCGGGTGTCCGCGCTGCTCAAGGCGCTGAAGGAGCACCGCGCGCTCTCCTTCCCCAAGGACACACCGGAGACTCGCAAGAGGCTCGGTCTGGAGACGCCGCTGGTGGACGCGCGCTTCACGCGAACCTCGGGCGACACGGTCCGCATCCGGATGGCGCAGGTGATGGAGGACGGAGCGCCTCGCTTCCACGCGCTGCGTGAGCAGGGCTTCGTCGCGACGCTGGCCGAGGTGCCCGAGGGCGCGCTCGACGTGCTGGACGTGGATGTGCTCGAGCTGAAGGACAAGCACGTGCTGAGCTTCCGCCGCGAGGACGTGCGGCGCGTGGTGTTCCACCCGGGCGGAGGCGCGCCCGCCATCATCCTGGTCAACGCGTCCGAGGGTGACGGCGGCACCGAGTCCTGGCAGGTGGAGTCGCCCGCGAAGGGCAAGGCGCAGCACTTCCGCGTCGTGTCGCTGCTGCGCGCGCTGGGCGCCATCAAGGCGACGAGCTTCGGTGAGGCGAAGCCCCGCAGCTGGGCGAAGTACGGCATCGACGACGCCTCGCGCGGCGCGGTGCTGCTGGGCGCACAGGGACAGGAGTTGGCCCGACTGTGGCTGGGCGCCGAGGTCCCGGAGTCCTCCGAGCTGCGCTACGCCCGAGGCTCCGGCCCCGAGGTGATGGAGGTCTCCGTCGAAGGCCTCGCCCTGCCCCAACGGGCCGAGGACCTGATGGACGCCGCGCCCGCGACAGAGCCCGCCAACGCACGCGGTCCGTGA
- the hppD gene encoding 4-hydroxyphenylpyruvate dioxygenase: protein MATTAENPIGLNGFEFVEFTSPAPEAMVALVEKLGFTAYARHPTKALVRYKQGDINLLINQEPTGQAAEFRAEHGPSANAMAFRVANARAAYELALERGAVAADPAVSSLGEGFYVLQGIGGSLLYLIDRHGPAGTLYDSWVQIPGAAEAEAKNSVGLESLDHLTHNVRRGQMRTWSTFYNRIFGFTEQKYFDIKGQATGLFSQAMIAPDRAIRIPLNESQDEKSQIEEFLREYKGEGIQHLALSTQDIYATVEKLRARGVDLQDTLEAYYDLVDKRVPNHGEDLERMRKNRILIDGNEQEGLLLQIFTNNLFGPIFFEIIQRKGNEGFGNGNFQALFESIELDQIRRGVIKVEKSRK from the coding sequence ATGGCGACCACGGCGGAAAACCCGATTGGGCTGAATGGCTTCGAGTTCGTGGAGTTCACGAGCCCCGCGCCCGAGGCGATGGTGGCGCTGGTGGAGAAGCTGGGCTTCACGGCCTACGCCAGGCACCCGACCAAGGCACTGGTCCGCTACAAGCAGGGCGACATCAACCTGCTCATCAACCAGGAGCCCACCGGCCAGGCCGCCGAGTTCCGCGCCGAGCACGGCCCGTCCGCCAACGCCATGGCCTTCCGCGTGGCCAACGCCCGCGCCGCGTACGAGCTGGCGCTGGAGCGTGGCGCCGTCGCCGCGGACCCCGCCGTCAGCTCCCTGGGCGAGGGCTTCTATGTCCTGCAGGGCATCGGTGGCAGCCTGCTGTATCTCATCGACCGTCACGGCCCCGCCGGCACCCTCTATGACTCCTGGGTGCAGATTCCCGGCGCCGCCGAGGCCGAGGCGAAGAACAGCGTGGGCCTGGAGTCGCTGGACCACCTGACGCACAACGTGCGCCGGGGCCAGATGCGCACCTGGTCGACCTTCTACAACCGCATCTTCGGCTTCACCGAGCAGAAGTACTTCGACATCAAGGGCCAGGCCACGGGCCTGTTCAGCCAGGCGATGATCGCCCCGGACCGCGCCATCCGGATTCCGCTCAACGAGAGCCAGGACGAGAAGTCCCAAATCGAGGAGTTCCTGCGCGAGTACAAGGGCGAGGGCATCCAGCACCTGGCCCTGTCCACCCAGGACATCTACGCCACCGTGGAGAAGCTGCGCGCGCGCGGCGTGGACCTGCAGGACACGCTCGAGGCGTACTACGACCTGGTCGACAAGCGCGTGCCCAACCACGGTGAGGACCTGGAGCGGATGCGCAAGAACCGCATCCTCATCGACGGCAACGAGCAGGAAGGCCTGCTGCTGCAGATCTTCACCAACAACCTGTTCGGCCCCATCTTCTTCGAGATCATCCAGCGCAAGGGCAACGAGGGCTTCGGCAACGGCAACTTCCAGGCCCTGTTCGAGTCCATCGAGCTGGACCAGATCCGCCGCGGCGTCATCAAGGTGGAGAAGTCCCGGAAGTAG
- the hmgA gene encoding homogentisate 1,2-dioxygenase, which yields MTLENRTAVPPKSGLRKAPGDYLSGFGNEVATEAVPGALPVGQNSPQKAPFGLYAEQLSGTAFTVARRENKRSWMYRLRPSANHPAYQPHPQGLVRGGPFDEVPPSPNRMRWSPQPVPTEPTDFVEGLITYAGNGDTATSSGISIHLYRANRSMTDKVFYSADGELLLVPQAGRLTLVTEMGVLELRPGEIAIVPRGVRFRAELPDGPVAGYICENHGALFRLPDLGPIGSNGLANARDFLTPVAAFEDVDRPTLVVQKYQGRLWASQFNHSPLDVVAWHGNLAPYKYDLARFNTIGTVSYDHPDPSIFTVLTSPSESPGTANCDFVIFPPRWMVAEDTFRPPWFHRNVMSEFMGLVQGVYDAKVGGFAPGGASLHNCMSGHGPDRASYEQAIKAELKPHKIQDTMAFMFESRWVIRPTRFAMETSTMQLDYDDCWAGFEKARLP from the coding sequence GTGACCCTCGAGAATCGAACCGCGGTACCTCCGAAGAGCGGGCTGCGCAAGGCGCCCGGCGACTACCTCTCCGGATTCGGCAACGAAGTGGCGACGGAGGCCGTCCCCGGTGCGCTGCCCGTGGGACAGAACTCTCCGCAGAAGGCCCCCTTCGGGCTGTACGCGGAGCAGCTGTCCGGCACGGCCTTCACCGTGGCGCGCCGGGAAAACAAGCGCTCCTGGATGTACCGCCTGCGTCCGAGCGCCAACCATCCCGCGTATCAGCCCCATCCCCAGGGGCTGGTGCGCGGGGGTCCCTTCGACGAGGTGCCGCCCTCGCCCAACCGCATGCGCTGGAGCCCCCAGCCCGTGCCCACCGAGCCCACCGACTTCGTGGAGGGACTCATCACCTACGCCGGCAACGGCGACACGGCCACGAGCAGCGGCATCTCCATCCACCTGTACCGCGCCAACCGGTCCATGACCGACAAGGTATTCTACAGCGCGGACGGCGAGCTGCTCCTCGTCCCGCAGGCGGGGCGGCTGACGCTGGTGACGGAGATGGGCGTGCTGGAGCTGCGCCCGGGTGAAATCGCCATCGTGCCACGCGGCGTGCGCTTCCGCGCGGAGCTGCCGGACGGCCCCGTGGCGGGCTACATCTGCGAGAACCACGGCGCGCTCTTCCGCCTGCCGGACCTGGGGCCCATCGGCTCCAACGGCCTGGCCAACGCGCGCGACTTCCTCACGCCGGTGGCCGCCTTCGAGGACGTGGACCGTCCGACGCTGGTGGTGCAGAAGTACCAGGGCCGGCTGTGGGCCTCCCAGTTCAACCACTCACCGCTCGACGTGGTGGCGTGGCACGGCAACCTGGCGCCGTACAAGTATGACCTGGCGCGCTTCAACACCATCGGCACGGTGAGCTACGACCACCCGGACCCGTCCATCTTCACGGTGCTGACGTCGCCCAGTGAGTCCCCCGGCACGGCCAACTGCGACTTCGTCATCTTCCCGCCCCGGTGGATGGTGGCCGAGGACACCTTCCGTCCGCCCTGGTTCCACCGCAACGTGATGAGCGAGTTCATGGGGCTGGTGCAGGGCGTGTACGACGCCAAGGTCGGCGGCTTCGCCCCGGGCGGCGCGTCGCTGCACAACTGCATGAGTGGCCACGGTCCGGACCGCGCCAGCTACGAGCAGGCCATCAAGGCGGAGCTCAAGCCGCACAAGATTCAGGACACGATGGCGTTCATGTTCGAGTCGCGCTGGGTCATCCGCCCCACGCGCTTCGCCATGGAGACGTCCACCATGCAGCTCGACTACGACGACTGCTGGGCGGGCTTCGAGAAGGCCCGTCTGCCTTGA
- a CDS encoding Rieske (2Fe-2S) protein yields the protein MSLPPRQRVWTTPPDVTLCPVDSLTDPGARNFVLQIEEAFFHGFLVRHNGQVHGYVDRCPHAGLPLARVLDQYLTPDKQHLVCGWHGALFRPDDGKCVGGPCNGASLTPWPVKVEDGMVVTT from the coding sequence TTGAGCCTCCCGCCGCGGCAGCGCGTCTGGACGACGCCGCCTGACGTCACGCTGTGCCCGGTGGACTCCCTCACGGACCCGGGCGCGCGCAACTTCGTCCTCCAGATAGAGGAGGCCTTCTTCCACGGCTTCCTCGTGCGCCACAACGGTCAGGTCCACGGCTACGTGGACCGGTGTCCTCACGCGGGCCTGCCGCTGGCGCGCGTGCTGGACCAGTACCTGACGCCGGACAAGCAGCACCTGGTCTGCGGCTGGCACGGCGCGCTCTTCCGCCCCGACGACGGCAAGTGCGTGGGAGGTCCGTGCAACGGCGCCTCCCTGACGCCCTGGCCCGTGAAGGTGGAGGACGGCATGGTCGTCACCACCTGA